From one Candidatus Dormiibacterota bacterium genomic stretch:
- a CDS encoding ABC transporter substrate-binding protein, translated as MATSRRPPTLLLLAWTGILCACGEGAGLPPEEVVKVPGQGTVVVYVEAPRRIAGPVLKTFEEQTGIHVDANYRENLGDRFLSTLMSRAGQGTVDLFWGETPLSAYEMVEAGLAVPFRPAGARPVPGQYRDHEFRWIGFAVNPRVIIYNSTALKKEEAPTETTDLVRPPWAGKGAMPRIAAGPAAFHATALFMLWGPERARAFFESLRTNGTRIVEDDRAVRQLVAAGAAQWGMIGLDQAICAKREAEPINILFPDRLGIGAIVPPQLVMLLRGAPSGAQAKGLFGYLFATESGWVLGQNDCALLTLLPDIPRPDWVPAAGAFNIAQVDPEAAWKTYRENSAYFTSWGAEQAPAAAPTSQPRAALSPSPPP; from the coding sequence ATGGCGACCTCCCGCAGGCCCCCGACGCTTCTCCTCCTCGCCTGGACCGGCATCCTCTGCGCCTGCGGAGAAGGGGCCGGTCTCCCGCCGGAGGAGGTCGTCAAGGTGCCGGGCCAGGGGACGGTCGTGGTGTACGTGGAGGCGCCGCGGCGCATCGCGGGCCCCGTGCTCAAGACCTTCGAGGAGCAGACCGGCATCCACGTCGATGCGAATTACCGCGAGAACCTCGGGGACCGTTTCCTGTCGACGCTGATGTCGCGGGCCGGACAGGGGACGGTCGACCTGTTCTGGGGCGAGACACCTCTCTCGGCCTACGAGATGGTGGAGGCGGGCCTGGCCGTGCCGTTCCGGCCGGCCGGGGCGCGTCCGGTCCCGGGGCAATATCGCGACCACGAGTTCCGCTGGATCGGCTTCGCGGTCAATCCCCGGGTCATCATCTATAACAGCACCGCGCTGAAGAAAGAGGAGGCGCCGACCGAGACGACCGACCTCGTGAGGCCTCCCTGGGCCGGGAAAGGGGCCATGCCGCGCATCGCGGCCGGCCCGGCGGCGTTCCACGCCACGGCGCTGTTCATGCTGTGGGGCCCCGAGCGCGCCCGGGCGTTCTTCGAGTCGTTGCGCACGAACGGGACGCGCATCGTCGAGGACGACCGCGCCGTGCGGCAGCTGGTGGCGGCCGGCGCGGCGCAGTGGGGCATGATCGGTCTCGACCAGGCGATCTGCGCCAAACGCGAGGCGGAGCCGATCAACATCCTGTTTCCCGATCGTCTCGGCATCGGCGCCATCGTGCCGCCCCAGCTCGTCATGCTGTTGCGCGGGGCGCCGAGCGGCGCGCAGGCGAAGGGTCTGTTCGGCTACCTGTTCGCGACCGAGTCGGGATGGGTCCTGGGGCAGAACGACTGCGCGCTCCTCACGCTTCTGCCCGACATTCCCAGGCCCGACTGGGTCCCCGCCGCCGGCGCCTTCAACATCGCCCAGGTCGACCCCGAGGCGGCCTGGAAGACGTACCGCGAGAACTCCGCCTACTTCACCTCCTGGGGGGCGGAGCAGGCCCCCGCCGCGGCGCCGACGAGCCAGCCGCGCGCCGCGCTCTCCCCCTCGCCACCGCCTTGA
- a CDS encoding D-aminoacylase — protein MPTLDLILANGEVIDGTGRPSFRADVGIEGDRIAAVAPSLTATAPRIDARDRVVAPGFIDLHSHSDLCFALPLARQAPLLEGRVRQGITTELLGNCGIGCAPLSGETRAEVEGVCGFITPSGVSWEWDSFGAYLERLETQGVLVNVASLVAHGPLRLLAMGARAGPPAEDERRELGRLTRLAVEEGAYGVSFGLIYPPGQFADTDELEHVARAAAAAGGFAAFHQRGSSRDTLDQAVDEMIEVGRRSGAGVHHSHVETVGRRAWSGAPDVLAAHGRAARAGIGISADVIPYTAVCTTLLALYPPWSLDGGVAAFLSRLRDPDVRARMRREVEETSPVWPPWAEEGRFTMNIARECGWDHIRLAHVDGERNKPFEHLTIAEIGRRRGTLPFDALSDLMLEESGIATQLIFGISGDETTDEPLLPLLASPGLAVVSDAWEIGKGFPHPGAYGAFPRVLGHYVRERRVLGLEEAVRKMTSLPAERLGLRDRGRVQEGCRADLVVFDPETVADRSTFTEPRRFAEGIDEVLVNGRRIVAGREFRPQAAGRVLRRGA, from the coding sequence GTGCCCACCCTGGATCTGATTCTCGCCAACGGAGAGGTCATCGACGGCACGGGGCGTCCTTCCTTCCGGGCGGACGTCGGGATCGAAGGGGACAGGATCGCCGCCGTCGCCCCCTCGCTGACCGCCACGGCACCGCGCATCGACGCCCGCGACCGCGTCGTCGCTCCCGGCTTCATCGACCTGCACTCGCACTCCGATCTCTGCTTCGCTCTGCCGCTCGCGCGCCAGGCGCCTCTTCTCGAAGGACGGGTCCGGCAGGGGATCACGACGGAGCTTCTGGGCAACTGCGGCATCGGCTGCGCGCCCCTCTCGGGGGAGACCCGCGCCGAGGTCGAGGGGGTCTGCGGCTTCATCACCCCCTCGGGTGTGTCGTGGGAGTGGGACTCGTTCGGCGCCTATCTCGAGCGGCTGGAGACACAGGGGGTCCTGGTCAACGTGGCGTCGCTCGTGGCGCACGGGCCCCTCCGTCTTCTGGCGATGGGAGCGCGGGCCGGCCCGCCGGCCGAGGACGAGCGGCGGGAGCTCGGCCGCCTGACCCGCCTCGCGGTCGAGGAAGGGGCCTACGGAGTGTCGTTCGGACTCATCTATCCTCCCGGACAGTTCGCCGACACCGACGAGCTGGAGCACGTGGCGCGCGCGGCCGCCGCGGCGGGCGGCTTCGCCGCCTTCCACCAGCGCGGCAGCAGCCGCGACACGCTCGACCAGGCGGTGGACGAGATGATCGAGGTGGGGCGGCGCTCTGGTGCCGGCGTGCATCACTCCCACGTCGAGACGGTCGGCCGGCGCGCCTGGTCCGGCGCCCCCGACGTCCTGGCGGCCCACGGGCGCGCGGCGCGCGCGGGGATCGGGATCAGCGCCGACGTCATCCCCTACACGGCCGTCTGCACCACCCTCCTGGCGCTCTATCCTCCGTGGTCGCTCGACGGAGGAGTCGCGGCGTTTCTTTCCCGCCTGCGCGACCCGGACGTGCGCGCCCGCATGAGGCGCGAGGTGGAGGAGACCTCTCCGGTGTGGCCGCCGTGGGCGGAGGAGGGGAGATTCACCATGAACATCGCGCGCGAGTGCGGCTGGGACCACATCCGGCTGGCGCACGTCGACGGCGAGCGCAACAAGCCGTTCGAGCACCTGACGATCGCGGAGATCGGGCGGCGGCGCGGGACGCTGCCGTTCGACGCTCTGTCCGATCTGATGCTCGAGGAATCGGGGATCGCGACGCAGCTGATCTTCGGGATCTCCGGCGACGAGACGACCGACGAGCCGCTTCTGCCGCTTCTGGCGAGCCCGGGGCTCGCCGTGGTCTCCGATGCCTGGGAGATCGGCAAGGGGTTCCCTCATCCCGGCGCTTACGGAGCCTTTCCCCGGGTCCTGGGGCACTATGTGCGCGAGCGGAGAGTGCTCGGTCTCGAGGAGGCGGTCCGCAAGATGACCTCGCTTCCGGCTGAGCGCCTGGGCCTGCGCGACCGGGGGCGTGTCCAGGAAGGGTGCAGGGCCGATCTCGTCGTCTTCGATCCGGAAACCGTCGCCGACCGATCGACCTTCACCGAACCGCGCCGTTTCGCCGAGGGGATCGACGAGGTCCTGGTGAACGGCCGCAGGATCGTCGCGGGGAGGGAGTTCCGACCGCAGGCGGCGGGGCGCGTCCTGCGCAGGGGGGCGTGA
- a CDS encoding FG-GAP-like repeat-containing protein, whose protein sequence is MRRAIKAARGAGEAVSIGLLVPFLVCAADDVIHANNRGAALMEQYKHTQAVEEFRRVTAGAPAWAPGFVNLGLAALYARDVDGAKEAFLEAIQIDPRLPQGHYGLGLVLKNQGKTEEAIAALEKARALDPDDPDILYNLGLLHARRRDFDPAITCLARARELDPNSISVRYQLARALLQSGKRAEGDREMSAYQKLSANPKFAVPTGNQYGEAGRYALVITDVAALGGTKPQTAPVVVRFSNATAASGITFRHAGPGGEPGGPATPKDGGPAGRAARYGSGLAIGDLDGDGKPDLVLANASAAGKARPVLYRNEGGMAFADVTRSSGVAFEGVGMAAILGDYDNDGDEDLYLTRLGGGALYANDGKGHFTDVTRKSGASAQGFILGASWADVDHDGDLDLFLNRLPVPGTRAPAPPVLLLNRGDGTFKPSTPELKITGPAGGTVGSVFADFDADRDIDAVLSSLGGQDTLLDNRREDGFAARGREAGLNAHGSGRGLAAGDVDGDGLPDLVFAGDKDAALRLFVNGARRIFTERAIPAPPGASLFGVVLFDADNDGDLDLFAAGSTLLLYLNDGTGQFRDVSSEAGLPQIQVKDARGVAAADLDGDGDLDLVVTQNGGPPLLLRNDGGSTNRWIEVVPRGLNSNKDGIGTKVEVQAGPAWQRREVQAGGGYLSQSPPVAHFGLGGRPLADIVRLLWPGGVLQAEMDVPAGQRVEETELDRKGSSCPLLFAWSGLRYGFLTDILGGGGLGMWTAPGVYGAPSPEEYLKIEPEQLVPKDGAYLIQMLENLEEITYLDETKLILLDHPKDIDVYPLGAFGGKERQPYRALAVERSARVYPLRAIDHNDRDVTGSLLKIDRTYPDNFRLDRLAGFAEMHNLTLEFPESVTRLQRPVLFLYGWVDFEYSSSNYAASQAGVRLTPPVLELEDKDDRIFRPVLDPMGFPPGLPRMISVDLSDRAPLPTRRLRLRTNMRVYWDQIFIAEPLEEKEASDRVKVNEIKLSGAHLHRRGFPREHSPDGREPRVYDYGILDNTQPFKVMTGDYTRFGRVTDLLTRTDDRFVIFGKGEEVTLEFPVKGLPEVPKGSARSFFLYANGYCKDMDPHTAFPDTVEPLPFHGMSAYPYPQGETYPDDAEHRDYRKTWNTRRREGR, encoded by the coding sequence ATGAGGCGCGCGATCAAGGCCGCGCGTGGCGCAGGAGAGGCGGTGTCGATCGGGCTCCTCGTCCCCTTTCTTGTCTGCGCGGCGGACGACGTCATCCACGCCAACAACCGCGGCGCCGCCCTGATGGAGCAGTACAAGCACACGCAGGCGGTGGAGGAGTTCCGCCGGGTCACGGCCGGAGCCCCCGCCTGGGCCCCCGGGTTCGTCAATCTCGGCCTGGCCGCCCTGTACGCGCGCGACGTCGACGGGGCGAAGGAGGCGTTTCTCGAGGCGATCCAGATCGATCCCCGCCTGCCCCAGGGACACTACGGGCTCGGTCTCGTGCTGAAGAACCAGGGGAAGACGGAGGAGGCGATCGCGGCTCTGGAGAAGGCCCGGGCCCTCGACCCGGACGACCCGGACATCCTCTACAACCTGGGGCTCCTGCATGCCCGCAGGCGGGATTTCGATCCGGCGATCACGTGCCTGGCCCGCGCCCGCGAGCTCGACCCGAACAGCATCTCCGTCCGCTACCAGCTGGCGCGCGCCCTTTTGCAGTCCGGCAAGCGCGCCGAGGGGGACCGCGAGATGTCCGCGTACCAGAAGCTGTCGGCGAATCCGAAGTTCGCCGTCCCGACCGGCAACCAGTACGGGGAGGCGGGTCGCTACGCGCTCGTCATCACCGATGTCGCGGCGCTCGGCGGCACGAAGCCGCAGACCGCGCCCGTGGTCGTCCGTTTCAGCAACGCCACGGCGGCCTCGGGAATCACCTTCCGCCACGCCGGTCCGGGAGGAGAGCCGGGCGGCCCCGCGACGCCGAAGGACGGAGGCCCCGCGGGGCGGGCGGCCCGCTACGGCTCGGGTCTGGCGATAGGCGACCTCGACGGTGACGGCAAACCCGATCTGGTGCTCGCCAACGCGTCGGCGGCCGGCAAGGCGCGGCCGGTCCTGTACAGGAACGAGGGAGGCATGGCCTTCGCGGACGTCACGCGGTCCTCCGGCGTCGCGTTCGAGGGCGTGGGCATGGCGGCGATCCTCGGGGATTACGACAACGACGGCGACGAGGACCTCTATCTGACGCGGCTGGGCGGCGGAGCGCTCTACGCCAACGACGGCAAGGGACACTTCACGGACGTCACCCGGAAGAGCGGCGCCTCGGCACAAGGGTTCATCCTGGGGGCATCCTGGGCCGACGTGGATCACGACGGCGACCTGGATCTGTTCCTGAACCGGCTGCCCGTGCCCGGAACGCGCGCTCCGGCCCCGCCGGTGCTCCTGCTGAACCGCGGGGACGGCACGTTCAAGCCTTCCACTCCGGAGCTGAAGATCACCGGCCCGGCCGGCGGCACCGTCGGTTCGGTCTTTGCCGATTTCGACGCGGACCGGGACATAGACGCGGTCCTGTCGTCCCTGGGCGGCCAGGACACGCTGCTCGACAACCGGCGGGAGGACGGGTTTGCAGCGCGGGGGCGCGAGGCCGGGCTCAACGCGCACGGCTCGGGGCGTGGTCTGGCGGCCGGCGACGTGGACGGCGACGGTCTTCCCGACCTGGTCTTCGCGGGAGATAAGGACGCGGCCCTGCGGCTCTTCGTGAACGGCGCCCGCCGGATCTTCACGGAGCGGGCGATCCCGGCGCCGCCGGGGGCGTCGCTCTTCGGGGTCGTGCTGTTCGACGCGGACAACGACGGCGATCTCGACCTGTTCGCGGCCGGCTCCACCCTTCTGCTCTACCTCAACGACGGCACGGGCCAGTTCCGCGACGTCTCCTCCGAGGCCGGCCTGCCGCAGATCCAGGTCAAGGACGCGCGCGGTGTCGCGGCCGCCGACCTGGACGGCGACGGCGATCTGGACCTGGTGGTGACGCAGAACGGCGGCCCGCCGCTTTTGCTGCGCAACGACGGCGGCAGCACGAACCGCTGGATCGAGGTCGTGCCGCGCGGTCTCAACAGTAATAAGGACGGAATCGGCACGAAGGTGGAGGTGCAGGCGGGACCGGCGTGGCAGCGACGTGAAGTGCAGGCCGGCGGCGGCTACCTGTCGCAATCGCCGCCCGTGGCCCATTTCGGACTGGGCGGCCGTCCGCTGGCGGACATCGTCCGCCTGCTGTGGCCCGGGGGCGTCCTGCAGGCGGAGATGGACGTGCCGGCGGGGCAGAGGGTCGAGGAGACCGAGCTCGACCGGAAGGGATCGTCCTGCCCGCTGCTGTTCGCCTGGAGCGGTCTCAGGTACGGCTTCCTCACCGACATTCTCGGCGGCGGCGGGCTGGGGATGTGGACGGCACCGGGCGTGTACGGCGCTCCCTCCCCCGAGGAATATCTGAAAATCGAGCCGGAGCAGCTCGTGCCCAAGGACGGCGCCTACCTGATCCAGATGCTGGAGAATCTGGAAGAGATCACCTACCTCGACGAGACGAAGCTCATCCTCCTCGATCATCCGAAGGACATCGACGTTTACCCGCTCGGGGCGTTCGGCGGGAAGGAGCGCCAGCCCTATCGCGCGCTGGCGGTGGAGCGATCCGCGCGCGTCTACCCGCTGCGCGCCATCGACCACAACGATCGCGACGTGACCGGATCCCTCCTCAAGATCGATCGGACCTATCCGGACAACTTCCGGCTCGATCGACTGGCCGGGTTCGCCGAGATGCACAACCTGACGCTGGAGTTCCCCGAAAGCGTGACGCGCCTGCAGCGCCCCGTGCTGTTCCTGTACGGCTGGGTCGACTTCGAGTACTCGTCCTCCAACTACGCCGCCTCCCAGGCCGGGGTCCGGCTGACGCCTCCCGTTCTCGAGCTGGAGGACAAGGACGATCGGATCTTCCGCCCGGTCCTCGACCCGATGGGCTTCCCGCCCGGGCTGCCGCGCATGATCAGCGTCGATCTCTCGGACCGGGCTCCGCTGCCGACCCGGCGCCTGCGCCTGCGCACCAACATGCGCGTCTACTGGGACCAGATCTTCATCGCTGAGCCGCTCGAGGAGAAGGAGGCGTCGGACAGGGTGAAGGTGAACGAGATCAAGCTGAGCGGCGCGCACCTGCACCGCCGCGGCTTCCCGCGGGAGCACAGTCCGGACGGCCGCGAGCCGAGGGTCTACGACTACGGCATCCTGGACAACACGCAGCCGTTCAAGGTGATGACCGGCGACTACACGCGCTTCGGTAGAGTGACCGATCTGCTCACCCGGACGGACGATCGCTTCGTCATCTTCGGCAAAGGCGAGGAAGTCACCCTGGAGTTCCCGGTCAAGGGGCTGCCGGAGGTGCCGAAGGGTTCGGCGCGCAGCTTCTTCCTGTACGCGAACGGCTATTGCAAGGACATGGATCCGCACACGGCGTTCCCGGACACGGTGGAGCCTCTGCCGTTCCACGGCATGTCGGCCTATCCGTACCCGCAGGGGGAGACCTACCCGGACGACGCGGAGCACCGGGACTATCGCAAGACCTGGAACACCCGGCGCCGGGAAGGGCGATAG
- a CDS encoding ABC transporter ATP-binding protein, giving the protein MSVAVLAENLTKVYIKRRSLREIALHPFRRAERVTALQDITLETRAGEIYGLLGPNGAGKTTFLKILAGLVLPSAGRAVVGGVDVARDDRAVKRSIGFVTSDERSFYWRLTGRENLDFFARLYGLRSAEAHSTSAGLLKVMDMESIADRSFMSYSTGMKQRLAIARALLHDPPILCLDEPTRSLDPIAAKHLRRFVVDRLNRERGKTVLLATHNLQEAEEMCGRIVVLDRGRVLRQGSVTGITTGLPGRDHYILTVRGLDAPPSDPRWRCALERHEDGILRLSAEVERDGRAFSDLLRALLETRAVILSCARREPSLQEIFDLMDQDAERSPG; this is encoded by the coding sequence ATGTCCGTGGCCGTGCTGGCCGAGAACCTCACGAAGGTGTACATCAAGCGCCGGTCGCTGCGCGAGATTGCGCTCCATCCCTTCCGCCGCGCGGAGCGCGTCACGGCGCTCCAGGACATCACCCTGGAGACCCGCGCGGGGGAGATCTACGGACTCCTCGGTCCCAACGGCGCGGGCAAGACCACGTTCCTCAAGATCCTCGCCGGTCTGGTGCTGCCGTCGGCCGGACGGGCGGTGGTCGGGGGCGTCGATGTCGCGCGGGACGACCGGGCCGTGAAGAGATCGATCGGCTTCGTGACCTCGGACGAGCGCTCCTTCTACTGGCGTCTGACCGGGCGCGAGAACCTGGATTTCTTCGCCCGCCTGTACGGGCTCAGGTCCGCCGAGGCCCACAGCACCTCGGCCGGTCTCCTCAAGGTCATGGACATGGAGTCGATCGCCGATCGGTCGTTCATGAGCTATTCCACCGGCATGAAGCAGCGCCTGGCGATCGCGCGCGCCCTGCTGCACGATCCGCCGATCCTCTGCCTGGACGAGCCGACAAGGAGCCTCGACCCGATCGCGGCGAAGCACCTGCGCCGCTTCGTCGTGGATCGGCTCAACCGCGAGCGCGGCAAGACCGTGCTGCTGGCGACGCACAACCTGCAGGAGGCGGAGGAGATGTGCGGCCGCATCGTCGTGCTCGATCGGGGCCGCGTGCTGCGACAGGGAAGCGTGACCGGCATCACCACCGGTCTTCCGGGGCGCGACCACTACATCCTGACGGTGCGCGGGCTCGACGCGCCCCCCTCCGACCCGCGCTGGCGCTGCGCGCTCGAACGGCACGAGGACGGGATCCTGCGCCTGTCGGCCGAGGTGGAGCGCGACGGACGCGCCTTCTCGGATCTCCTGCGCGCCCTCCTCGAGACGCGGGCCGTCATCCTCTCGTGCGCGCGGCGCGAGCCCAGTCTTCAGGAGATCTTCGACCTCATGGACCAGGACGCTGAGAGGTCCCCGGGATGA
- a CDS encoding ABC transporter permease, whose protein sequence is MRTLRTLLAFIRRDFLIEVSYRTSFIMQAFGIFFSVLIWYYVSRVVAAPSTTPGLEGVDYFAYVLLGLALLHYLSSALMSFGGKVRGEQMTGTLEAMLLTPTSIGTIVLGSSLWDFLLTSIKVVTYLVIGRLFFGVVIHLGNLLPALLIIALTVLAFSGLGILSAAFVLYLKRGDPITYLVASGSALVGGVFYPPEDMPRWLGGWSHLLPITYALRALRRALLRGSRFSELWPDIQALLLFVAVLLPFGILAFRFAVRKARQEGSLVQY, encoded by the coding sequence ATGAGGACGCTGCGGACACTCCTGGCCTTCATCCGGCGCGACTTCCTCATCGAGGTGTCGTACCGGACTTCGTTCATCATGCAGGCCTTCGGGATCTTTTTTTCGGTCCTGATCTGGTACTACGTGTCGCGCGTCGTCGCGGCCCCCTCGACCACCCCCGGTCTCGAGGGGGTCGATTACTTCGCGTACGTTCTCCTGGGGCTGGCGCTCCTGCACTACCTGTCGTCGGCCCTCATGTCGTTCGGCGGCAAGGTGCGCGGCGAGCAGATGACCGGGACGCTCGAGGCGATGCTCCTGACGCCCACCTCCATCGGCACGATCGTCCTGGGGTCGTCGCTGTGGGATTTCCTGCTCACCTCGATCAAGGTGGTGACGTACCTGGTCATCGGGCGGCTGTTCTTCGGAGTCGTGATCCACCTGGGGAACCTGCTGCCGGCCCTGCTGATCATCGCGCTGACGGTCCTGGCGTTCTCGGGTCTCGGCATCCTGTCGGCGGCCTTCGTCCTGTACCTCAAGCGCGGCGACCCGATCACGTACCTCGTGGCCAGCGGCTCGGCGCTGGTCGGGGGGGTGTTCTACCCGCCTGAGGACATGCCGCGCTGGCTCGGCGGCTGGTCGCACCTGCTCCCGATCACCTATGCCCTGCGCGCCCTGCGGCGCGCGCTTTTGCGCGGCAGCCGCTTCTCCGAGCTCTGGCCGGACATCCAGGCGCTTCTGCTGTTCGTCGCGGTCCTCCTGCCCTTCGGCATCCTGGCGTTCCGATTCGCCGTGCGCAAGGCGCGGCAGGAAGGGTCGCTGGTGCAATATTGA
- the icd gene encoding isocitrate dehydrogenase (NADP(+)): MKFEKLNVPLEGKRIEVEDGKLRVPSHPILPFIEGDGIGPDIWAAARRVLDAAVKKAYGGKRLIHWFEVYAGGKARDKYGEWLPQDTLEAIRHYTVGIKGPLTTPIGGGYRSLNVTLRQELNLYACIRPVRYFQGVPSPVKNPQDVDLTIFRENTEDVYAGIEWREGTEKCRKVVEFLNREMGTTIAADSAIGVKTMSARASKQLVRKAIKYAVERKKPSVTLVHKGNIMKYTEGAFKEWGYEVAREEFPQFTITEEEASKVAKPPASKVVMKDRIADSMFQQILIRPSDYSVVATPNLNGDYLSDAAVAQVGGLGLAPGANIGDTTAVFEATHGTAPAYAGQDKVNPGSLILSGAMMFEYMGWLEPSVLIVEGMQAAIRTKRVTYDLARHMEGAVTVKTSEFADVVIAKIEEGS; this comes from the coding sequence TTGAAATTCGAAAAGCTGAATGTCCCGCTCGAAGGGAAGCGGATCGAGGTCGAGGACGGCAAGCTCAGGGTCCCGTCCCATCCGATCCTGCCGTTCATCGAAGGGGACGGCATCGGTCCCGACATCTGGGCGGCGGCGCGCCGGGTGCTGGACGCGGCGGTGAAGAAGGCCTACGGCGGCAAGCGCCTCATCCACTGGTTCGAGGTCTACGCCGGGGGCAAAGCGCGCGACAAGTACGGCGAGTGGCTGCCGCAGGACACGCTCGAAGCGATCCGCCACTACACCGTCGGCATCAAGGGGCCGCTGACGACCCCGATCGGCGGCGGCTATCGCAGCCTCAACGTCACTCTGCGGCAGGAGCTGAATCTCTACGCCTGCATCCGCCCGGTGCGCTACTTCCAGGGCGTGCCGTCGCCCGTCAAGAATCCCCAGGACGTCGACCTGACGATCTTCCGGGAGAACACCGAGGACGTGTACGCGGGGATCGAGTGGCGCGAGGGGACGGAGAAGTGCCGGAAGGTGGTGGAGTTCCTGAACCGCGAGATGGGCACCACGATCGCGGCGGACTCCGCCATCGGCGTCAAGACGATGAGCGCCAGGGCCAGCAAGCAGCTCGTGCGCAAGGCGATCAAGTACGCCGTCGAGCGCAAGAAGCCGAGCGTCACGCTGGTCCACAAGGGGAACATCATGAAGTACACCGAAGGCGCCTTCAAGGAATGGGGCTACGAGGTGGCCAGGGAGGAGTTCCCCCAGTTCACGATCACCGAGGAGGAAGCCTCGAAGGTCGCGAAGCCGCCCGCGAGCAAGGTGGTGATGAAGGACCGGATCGCCGACTCGATGTTCCAGCAGATCCTGATCCGCCCCTCGGACTATTCGGTCGTCGCGACGCCGAACCTGAACGGCGACTACCTGTCCGACGCCGCGGTGGCGCAGGTGGGCGGCCTGGGGCTGGCGCCCGGGGCGAACATCGGCGACACGACCGCCGTGTTCGAGGCGACGCACGGCACCGCTCCGGCCTACGCCGGCCAGGACAAGGTCAACCCCGGCTCGCTCATCCTGTCGGGCGCGATGATGTTCGAATACATGGGCTGGCTGGAGCCGTCGGTCCTGATCGTGGAGGGGATGCAGGCGGCCATCAGGACGAAACGGGTGACCTACGACCTGGCGCGCCACATGGAGGGAGCCGTGACGGTGAAGACCTCGGAGTTCGCCGACGTCGTCATCGCGAAAATCGAAGAGGGGAGCTGA
- the mdh gene encoding malate dehydrogenase, producing MRRKVSIIGAGNVGASAAERIVQRRLADVVMVDIVEGLPQGKALDLNEAGPVDGYDFRLAGSNGYEETRDSDVVVITSGLPRKPGMSRDDLLQKNFEIVKGVTQQVVRHSPRAVLIVVSNPLDAMAHTALKISGFPRERVLGMAGVLDSARMRFFIAEALGVSVANTHAFVLGGHGDTMVPLPRYSTVSGIPITELLSKEQIDSIVQRTRDGGIEVVNLLKSGSAYYAPASSIVQMVESILLDEHRILPCAVSLNGEYGHRDLFLGVPARLGSGGLEKVIEIKLTAEEKSALDRSAAAVRELVTKLPV from the coding sequence ATGCGCAGAAAGGTCTCGATCATCGGCGCCGGCAACGTCGGCGCCTCGGCGGCGGAGCGCATCGTGCAGCGCCGCCTGGCCGACGTGGTGATGGTGGACATCGTCGAGGGTCTGCCGCAGGGGAAGGCGCTCGACCTGAACGAAGCCGGACCGGTGGACGGCTACGATTTCCGGCTCGCGGGGAGCAACGGCTACGAGGAGACGCGCGATTCGGACGTGGTCGTGATCACCTCCGGCCTGCCGCGCAAACCGGGGATGAGCCGCGACGACCTCCTGCAGAAGAACTTCGAGATCGTCAAGGGCGTCACGCAGCAAGTCGTCCGGCACTCGCCGCGCGCCGTCCTGATCGTCGTGAGCAACCCGCTCGACGCCATGGCGCACACCGCGCTCAAGATCAGCGGCTTCCCGCGCGAGAGGGTCCTGGGGATGGCCGGGGTGCTCGATTCGGCGCGCATGCGCTTCTTCATCGCCGAGGCCCTGGGGGTGTCGGTCGCCAACACCCACGCCTTCGTCCTGGGCGGGCATGGCGACACCATGGTCCCGCTGCCGCGCTACTCGACCGTCTCCGGCATCCCGATCACCGAGCTCCTCTCCAAGGAGCAGATCGACTCCATCGTGCAGCGCACGCGCGACGGCGGCATCGAGGTGGTCAACCTGCTCAAGTCCGGCAGCGCCTATTACGCCCCGGCGTCCTCGATCGTCCAGATGGTGGAGTCGATCCTTCTCGACGAGCACAGGATCCTGCCCTGCGCCGTCTCCCTGAACGGCGAGTACGGCCACCGCGATCTGTTCCTCGGCGTGCCGGCGCGGCTGGGATCCGGGGGCCTCGAGAAGGTCATCGAGATCAAGCTCACCGCCGAGGAGAAGTCGGCGCTCGACCGCTCCGCCGCGGCGGTGCGGGAGCTGGTGACGAAGCTCCCGGTCTAG